From Nicotiana tabacum cultivar K326 chromosome 20, ASM71507v2, whole genome shotgun sequence, one genomic window encodes:
- the LOC107775541 gene encoding scarecrow-like protein 18 — protein sequence MEPAQEISWFSTGIVLNQEDEQDITSKKLLPSDSDFDTVDDWDFDVENETKNHLYVTPESLIHNKKSRTSSISSLNILKDFGNGFRKLKGQKITIQTSEIECANNGKLSTDSILRLGGQNFIQSFESSVDHPFVSSLLSISEEDSRSVELVECLLFCAEKVWQKQYDRAINLLNECDKFSSKTGNPVQRLVYYFSRALRERVDKEIGKNSTKGLEIYGMQDLENALRSINQCTIAVQDMPLCQVIKFVGIQAIVENVRNSKKIHIIDLEIKMGVQWTILIQALVTHQQESQSPFEYLKITAIGNTQSRTKLEETGKRLMSFAESLNLLFYFKSVIIEDIMDLKKNDLDIDPEETIAVYAQHFLANMIMQQEKLDFLMGFIKGINQRIMVIAEVEANHNSPVFVNRFIEALFYHGAFFDLFEDCMKNNESNRTTMESEFMWQGIRNIVAAEGEERTIRHVTIELWREYFKRFGMEEMKLSNSSSYQAKMLLEKFSTRNSFTLEMNGNFLVIGWKETPLNTLSAWKFRKRSISHGACFFTL from the coding sequence ATGGAACCAGCCCAAGAAATCAGTTGGTTTTCCACTGGCATTGTATTGAATCAAGAAGATGAACAAGACATAACAAGTAAGAAATTACTTCCTTCTGATTCAGATTTTGATACAGTTGATGATTGGGATTTCGACGTCGAAAACGAAACAAAAAATCATCTTTATGTCACACCTGAGAGTTTAATACATAACAAGAAGTCAAGAACTTCGTCGATTTCTTCACTTAACATATTGAAAGACTTTGGAAATGGATTCAGAAAATTAAAGGGGCAAAAAATCACTATTCAAACTAGTGAAATTGAATGTGCAAATAATGGTAAATTGTCTACAGATTCAATTCTTCGTTTAGGCGGACAAAATTTTATTCAATCTTTTGAATCTTCAGTTGATCATCCATTTGTTAGTTCCTTGTTAAGTATTTCAGAGGAAGATTCTAGAAGTGTTGAACTCGTCGAATGCCTTTTATTTTGCGCGGAGAAAGTGTGGCAAAAGCAATATGATCGCGCGATTAACCTTTTAAATGAATGTGACAAGTTTAGTTCCAAAACAGGAAATCCTGTTCAAAGACTTGTTTACTATTTTTCCCGTGCCCTACGTGAACGAGTTGATAAAGAAATCGGAAAAAATAGCACGAAAGGTTTGGAGATATATGGAATGCAAGATCTTGAGAACGCGTTAAGGAGTATAAATCAATGTACGATTGCAGTTCAAGACATGCCTCTTTGTCAAGTGATAAAATTTGTTGGAATTCAAGCGATAGTAGAAAATGTAAGAAACTCGAAAAAGATTCATATAATTGATCTTGAAATTAAAATGGGGGTACAATGGACAATCTTGATACAAGCACTTGTAACTCATCAACAAGAATCTCAATCTCCCTTTGAATATCTCAAAATAACTGCTATAGGAAATACTCAATCAAGGACTAAACTCGAGGAGACAGGTAAACGACTGATGAGTTTTGCTGAGTCTTTAAACTTACTATTTTATTTCAAGAGCGTTATAATAGAAGATATCATGGATCTCAAGAAAAATGACCTAGATATAGATCCTGAGGAAACGATTGCAGTTTACGCGCAACATTTTCTGGCTAACATGATAATGCAACAAGAAAAGCTTGATTTCTTGATGGGATTTATTAAAGGTATAAATCAGCGTATAATGGTCATTGCTGAAGTTGAGGCAAATCATAATTCTCCAGTTTTTGTTAACCGTTTTATTGAAGCATTATTCTACCACGGTGCTTTCTTCGATTTATTTGAAGATTGTATGAAAAATAATGAATCAAACAGAACGACTATGGAATCAGAGTTTATGTGGCAAGGAATAAGGAATATTGTAGCAGCTGAAGGAGAGGAAAGGACTATTAGACATGTAACAATTGAATTATGGAGAGAGTATTTTAAGCGATTTGGAATGGAGGAAATGAAATTGAGTAATTCGTCGTCGTATCAAGCGAAAATGCTGCTCGAAAAATTCAGTACTCGGAATTCTTTTACGCTTGAAATGAATGGAAATTTTCTAGTTATTGGGTGGAAGGAAACTCCTCTGAATACACTTTCTGCTTGGAAATTTCGTAAAAGAAGTATTTCTCATGGTGCTTGCTTCTTCACTCTTTAA
- the LOC107775542 gene encoding putative ubiquitin-conjugating enzyme E2 39: MATASGEGQKIQFPHFDVVSDESDHYYLKSNQSRKDKNSFKDANTSTCRNIMKEWKILEKNLPESIYVRAYELRMDLLRAVIIGAPGTPYHDGLFFFDIVFPSDYPRHPPKVYYHSRGYHMNPNLYPNGTVCLSLINTWNGSNQEMWTPKNSTILQLLVSIQGLVLNSRPYFNEPGHENYTTSERWKNTSLAYNEKVFILSCKTMLCHIRTPPKNFEAFVYEHFRERGEFILAAVNAYSDGKAIVGCYQGDNQTSSRVNVSAEFQRNSKKMYVELQKAFKKFSISSPNQVEMKPKEQAKKKKRKNKENSSGVKPKVTEEKSKGGIMQKIVGFIKHIFEFEN; encoded by the exons ATGGCTACTGCTTCAG GTGAGGGACAAAAGATCCAATTCCCACATTTTGATGTAGTTTCAGATGAATCAGACCACTATTACCTCAAATCAAACCAATCCAGAAAGGATAAAAATAGTTTCAAAGATGCAAACACTTCTACCTGCAGAAACATTATGAAAGAATGGAAAATCCTTGAGAAAAATCTTCCTGAATCCATTTATGTTCGCGCTTATGAGTTACGAATGGATCTGCTACGAGCAGTAATTATCGGTGCTCCTGGTACTCCTTACCACGACGGGCTCTTCTTCTTTGATATCGTGTTTCCTTCCGATTACCCGAGGCATCCTCCCAAAGTTTACTATCATTCACGCGGCTATCATATGAATCCTAATCTGTATCCTAATGGTACAGTTTGTTTGAGTCTTATTAATACTTGGAATGGTAGCAATCAGGAAATGTGGACACCTAAAAATTCTACAATCCTTCAGCTTCTCGTTTCGATTCAGGGGCTAGTACTCAATTCTAGACCTTACTTCAACGAGCCTGGACACGAAAACTATACCACGTCTGAGAGGTGGAAGAACACGTCGTTAGCTTACAATGAGAAAGTGTTCATTTTATCTTGCAAGACAATGTTATGTCATATTCGTACTCCTCCAAAGAATTTTGAAGCCTTTGTCTATGAGCATTTTCGTGAACGTGGTGAATTTATATTGGCAGCTGTTAATGCTTATAGTGATGGTAAGGCGATTGTTGGTTGTTATCAAGGAGATAACCAGACATCGTCTCGAGTTAATGTGTCTGCTGAGTTTCAGAGAAATTCAAAGAAAATGTATGTTGAGTTACAAAAAGCATTCAAGAAATTTAGCATTTCAAGTCCAAATCAGGTGGAGATGAAACCAAAGGAACAAgctaagaagaagaaaaggaaaaataaagaaaactcaAGTGGTGTTAAGCCAAAAGTAACAGAGGAAAAGTCTAAAGGTGGAATTATGCAGAAGATAGTAGGTTTTATTAAGCACATTTTTGAATTTGAGAATTAG